A region of Siniperca chuatsi isolate FFG_IHB_CAS linkage group LG23, ASM2008510v1, whole genome shotgun sequence DNA encodes the following proteins:
- the nap1l1 gene encoding nucleosome assembly protein 1-like 1 isoform X2, whose amino-acid sequence MADIDNKDQAEMDPADMEDVEEVEEEETGEDENSKARQLTVQMMQNPQILAALQERLDGLNGSPSGYMESLPKVVKRRVNALKNLQVKCAHIEAKFYEEVHELERKYAALYQPLFDKRSDIVKAAYEPTDEECEWKADEEEELTDEMKEKAKLEEEKKDEEKEDPKGIPEFWLTVFKNVDLLSDMLQEHDEPILKHLQDIKVKFSDPGQPMSFTLEFHFEPNDFFTNTVLTKTYKMRSEPDESDPFSFDGPEIMCCTGCTIDWTKGKNVTLKTIKKKQKHKGRGTVRTVTKTVPNDSFFNFFTPPEVPENGELDEDSEAVLAADFEIGHFIRERIVPRAVLYFTGEAIEDDDDDYDEEGEEADDEEGEEEADEENDPDYDPKKDAAPPAECKQQ is encoded by the exons ATGGCAGACATCGACAA CAAAGACCAGGCTGAGATGGATCCGGCAGATATGGAGGATGTGGAAgaagtggaagaggaggagacgggAGAAGATGAAAACAGCAAAG CTCGTCAGCTGACTGTGCAGATGATGCAGAATCCACAGATCCTGGCTGCGCTGCAGGAGAGGCTGGATGGTCTGAACGGCTCACCGTCAGGGTACATGGAAAG TTTACCAAAGGTTGTAAAGAGACGTGTAAACGCCCTCAAGAACCTGCAGGTCAAATGTGCCCACATTGAGGCAAAGTTCTATGAAGAAGTACATGAACTGGAGAGAAAGTATGCAGCCCTCTACCAGCCCCTCTTTGACAAA AGAAGTGACATAGTGAAAGCAGCTTATGAGCCCACAGATGAGGAATGTGAATGGAAGgcagatgaggaggaagagctgACA GATGAGATGAAGGAGAAGGCAAAGttagaggaagagaagaaggacGAGGAGAAGGAAGACCCCAAAGGCATCCCCGAGTTCTGGTTAACGGTTTTCAAAAACGTGGACCTGCTCAGTGACATGCTGCAG GAACACGATGAACCCATTCTTAAACATTTACAAGATATTAAAGTCAAATTCTCAGATCCAGGACAGCCCATG AGCTTCACGTTAGAGTTCCACTTCGAGCCCAACGACTTCTTCACAAACACAGTGTTGACGAAAACCTACAAGATGAGGTCAGAGCCCGATGAGAGCGACCCCTTCTCCTTCGATGGACCAGAGATCATGTGCTGCACAGG TTGCACGATTGACTGGACGAAGGGCAAGAACGTCACGTTGAAAACAATcaagaagaaacagaagcacAAGGGCCGCGGCACAGTGAGGACGGTCACCAAAACGGTCCCCAACGACTCCTTCTTCAACTTCTTCACCCCACCAGAGG TTCCAGAAAATGGAGAGTTG GATGAAGACTCAGAGGCGGTCCTGGCTGCAGACTTTGAAATTGGCCACTTCATCCGTGAGCGTATCGTACCTCGAGCTGTGCTCTACTTCACAGGAGAGGCCATAGAGGACGACGACGACGAT tatgatgaagagggagaggaggcggACGATGAG GAAGGCGAGGAGGAGGCTGATGAGGAGAACGACCCTGACTATGATCCCAAG
- the nap1l1 gene encoding nucleosome assembly protein 1-like 1 isoform X3 yields MADIDNKDQAEMDPADMEDVEEVEEEETGEDENSKARQLTVQMMQNPQILAALQERLDGLNGSPSGYMESLPKVVKRRVNALKNLQVKCAHIEAKFYEEVHELERKYAALYQPLFDKRSDIVKAAYEPTDEECEWKADEEEELTVSKQDEMKEKAKLEEEKKDEEKEDPKGIPEFWLTVFKNVDLLSDMLQEHDEPILKHLQDIKVKFSDPGQPMSFTLEFHFEPNDFFTNTVLTKTYKMRSEPDESDPFSFDGPEIMCCTGCTIDWTKGKNVTLKTIKKKQKHKGRGTVRTVTKTVPNDSFFNFFTPPEVPENGELDEDSEAVLAADFEIGHFIRERIVPRAVLYFTGEAIEDDDDDYDEEGEEADDEEGEEEADEENDPDYDPKV; encoded by the exons ATGGCAGACATCGACAA CAAAGACCAGGCTGAGATGGATCCGGCAGATATGGAGGATGTGGAAgaagtggaagaggaggagacgggAGAAGATGAAAACAGCAAAG CTCGTCAGCTGACTGTGCAGATGATGCAGAATCCACAGATCCTGGCTGCGCTGCAGGAGAGGCTGGATGGTCTGAACGGCTCACCGTCAGGGTACATGGAAAG TTTACCAAAGGTTGTAAAGAGACGTGTAAACGCCCTCAAGAACCTGCAGGTCAAATGTGCCCACATTGAGGCAAAGTTCTATGAAGAAGTACATGAACTGGAGAGAAAGTATGCAGCCCTCTACCAGCCCCTCTTTGACAAA AGAAGTGACATAGTGAAAGCAGCTTATGAGCCCACAGATGAGGAATGTGAATGGAAGgcagatgaggaggaagagctgACAGTAAGTAAGCAG GATGAGATGAAGGAGAAGGCAAAGttagaggaagagaagaaggacGAGGAGAAGGAAGACCCCAAAGGCATCCCCGAGTTCTGGTTAACGGTTTTCAAAAACGTGGACCTGCTCAGTGACATGCTGCAG GAACACGATGAACCCATTCTTAAACATTTACAAGATATTAAAGTCAAATTCTCAGATCCAGGACAGCCCATG AGCTTCACGTTAGAGTTCCACTTCGAGCCCAACGACTTCTTCACAAACACAGTGTTGACGAAAACCTACAAGATGAGGTCAGAGCCCGATGAGAGCGACCCCTTCTCCTTCGATGGACCAGAGATCATGTGCTGCACAGG TTGCACGATTGACTGGACGAAGGGCAAGAACGTCACGTTGAAAACAATcaagaagaaacagaagcacAAGGGCCGCGGCACAGTGAGGACGGTCACCAAAACGGTCCCCAACGACTCCTTCTTCAACTTCTTCACCCCACCAGAGG TTCCAGAAAATGGAGAGTTG GATGAAGACTCAGAGGCGGTCCTGGCTGCAGACTTTGAAATTGGCCACTTCATCCGTGAGCGTATCGTACCTCGAGCTGTGCTCTACTTCACAGGAGAGGCCATAGAGGACGACGACGACGAT tatgatgaagagggagaggaggcggACGATGAG GAAGGCGAGGAGGAGGCTGATGAGGAGAACGACCCTGACTATGATCCCAAG GTTTAA
- the nap1l1 gene encoding nucleosome assembly protein 1-like 1 isoform X1 translates to MADIDNKDQAEMDPADMEDVEEVEEEETGEDENSKARQLTVQMMQNPQILAALQERLDGLNGSPSGYMESLPKVVKRRVNALKNLQVKCAHIEAKFYEEVHELERKYAALYQPLFDKRSDIVKAAYEPTDEECEWKADEEEELTVSKQDEMKEKAKLEEEKKDEEKEDPKGIPEFWLTVFKNVDLLSDMLQEHDEPILKHLQDIKVKFSDPGQPMSFTLEFHFEPNDFFTNTVLTKTYKMRSEPDESDPFSFDGPEIMCCTGCTIDWTKGKNVTLKTIKKKQKHKGRGTVRTVTKTVPNDSFFNFFTPPEVPENGELDEDSEAVLAADFEIGHFIRERIVPRAVLYFTGEAIEDDDDDYDEEGEEADDEEGEEEADEENDPDYDPKKDAAPPAECKQQ, encoded by the exons ATGGCAGACATCGACAA CAAAGACCAGGCTGAGATGGATCCGGCAGATATGGAGGATGTGGAAgaagtggaagaggaggagacgggAGAAGATGAAAACAGCAAAG CTCGTCAGCTGACTGTGCAGATGATGCAGAATCCACAGATCCTGGCTGCGCTGCAGGAGAGGCTGGATGGTCTGAACGGCTCACCGTCAGGGTACATGGAAAG TTTACCAAAGGTTGTAAAGAGACGTGTAAACGCCCTCAAGAACCTGCAGGTCAAATGTGCCCACATTGAGGCAAAGTTCTATGAAGAAGTACATGAACTGGAGAGAAAGTATGCAGCCCTCTACCAGCCCCTCTTTGACAAA AGAAGTGACATAGTGAAAGCAGCTTATGAGCCCACAGATGAGGAATGTGAATGGAAGgcagatgaggaggaagagctgACAGTAAGTAAGCAG GATGAGATGAAGGAGAAGGCAAAGttagaggaagagaagaaggacGAGGAGAAGGAAGACCCCAAAGGCATCCCCGAGTTCTGGTTAACGGTTTTCAAAAACGTGGACCTGCTCAGTGACATGCTGCAG GAACACGATGAACCCATTCTTAAACATTTACAAGATATTAAAGTCAAATTCTCAGATCCAGGACAGCCCATG AGCTTCACGTTAGAGTTCCACTTCGAGCCCAACGACTTCTTCACAAACACAGTGTTGACGAAAACCTACAAGATGAGGTCAGAGCCCGATGAGAGCGACCCCTTCTCCTTCGATGGACCAGAGATCATGTGCTGCACAGG TTGCACGATTGACTGGACGAAGGGCAAGAACGTCACGTTGAAAACAATcaagaagaaacagaagcacAAGGGCCGCGGCACAGTGAGGACGGTCACCAAAACGGTCCCCAACGACTCCTTCTTCAACTTCTTCACCCCACCAGAGG TTCCAGAAAATGGAGAGTTG GATGAAGACTCAGAGGCGGTCCTGGCTGCAGACTTTGAAATTGGCCACTTCATCCGTGAGCGTATCGTACCTCGAGCTGTGCTCTACTTCACAGGAGAGGCCATAGAGGACGACGACGACGAT tatgatgaagagggagaggaggcggACGATGAG GAAGGCGAGGAGGAGGCTGATGAGGAGAACGACCCTGACTATGATCCCAAG